The Paenibacillus sp. FSL R7-0204 genome includes a region encoding these proteins:
- a CDS encoding sporulation histidine kinase inhibitor Sda — MDTYFHPSPRPSSLELLSDEQLMNIYELALEAKASPDFIQIIRNVLTTRNLSGTQHH, encoded by the coding sequence ATGGATACTTACTTTCATCCTTCTCCGCGCCCCTCATCACTTGAGCTATTGTCTGACGAACAATTAATGAACATCTACGAATTGGCGCTGGAAGCCAAGGCTTCACCGGATTTTATCCAGATTATCAGGAACGTTCTCACCACGCGGAATCTTTCAGGTACCCAACATCATTAG
- a CDS encoding helix-turn-helix domain-containing protein, with the protein MNDFDNYPDELGNFIRHFRKARGLTLRGLEEKSGISYSQLSKIERGESIPLKDNLDKIIEALGGDLKNRMYHLADYMPDIEYIKTLKQGYKLPKHNQSQDYIYETAFNKLKEFRAKEDKETSYVSFDSDEVIVYETEYGAGMVIEKIEKYNLTDVLNDIFEGSLDSLRRQPRQGRQAFLFGEWLREGIYELKEEEQDQVIQALKEFTQFKVQQIKGVYK; encoded by the coding sequence ATGAACGATTTCGATAATTACCCCGATGAGCTGGGGAATTTCATCCGGCACTTCAGGAAGGCCCGCGGGTTAACGCTCAGGGGGCTGGAAGAGAAGAGCGGCATCAGCTATTCACAGCTCAGCAAGATTGAACGGGGAGAGAGTATCCCGCTTAAGGATAACCTGGATAAGATCATTGAAGCACTCGGAGGGGATCTCAAGAACCGGATGTATCATTTGGCCGACTATATGCCTGATATTGAGTACATCAAGACGCTGAAGCAGGGCTACAAGCTGCCTAAGCATAATCAGTCCCAGGACTACATTTACGAGACGGCGTTCAACAAGCTGAAGGAATTCCGGGCGAAGGAAGACAAAGAAACGTCATATGTTTCCTTTGATTCTGACGAGGTCATCGTATATGAGACGGAATATGGGGCAGGAATGGTTATAGAGAAGATCGAGAAGTACAACCTGACCGATGTGCTGAACGATATATTCGAGGGAAGTCTGGACAGCCTCCGCAGGCAACCCCGTCAGGGACGCCAGGCTTTCTTATTCGGAGAATGGCTGCGTGAAGGCATCTATGAGCTGAAGGAAGAGGAACAGGACCAGGTGATTCAGGCCTTGAAGGAATTCACCCAGTTCAAAGTGCAGCAGATTAAGGGCGTGTATAAGTAA
- a CDS encoding DinB family protein produces the protein MNQRPAQGEYTEFQSRYITLVPPEGALSVILREQTQEVLALLGGLTEEQGAYRYAPGKWSIKEMLGHLTDNDRIMSYRLLCFARGEQAPLPGYEENDYAAAGAFDRFTLQEMIAHYRIVRESTLALVDSLVDNDYTRTGSSNGIAMSVRAQIALIIGHERHHLRILRERYLN, from the coding sequence ATGAATCAGCGTCCTGCGCAAGGAGAGTATACCGAATTTCAGTCCAGATATATTACACTGGTGCCGCCGGAAGGAGCACTGAGCGTTATTCTAAGAGAGCAGACTCAGGAGGTGCTGGCTCTGCTTGGCGGGCTGACAGAGGAGCAAGGGGCCTACCGCTATGCCCCCGGGAAGTGGAGTATCAAGGAAATGCTAGGGCATCTGACGGATAATGACCGCATTATGTCTTACCGCTTGCTTTGTTTTGCGAGGGGAGAACAGGCGCCGCTGCCGGGCTATGAGGAGAATGATTATGCGGCTGCCGGGGCGTTCGACCGCTTCACGCTGCAAGAGATGATTGCGCACTACCGGATCGTCCGCGAGTCCACCTTGGCGCTGGTAGACAGTCTGGTGGATAATGATTATACCCGTACAGGCAGCTCCAATGGCATTGCGATGTCGGTTAGAGCGCAGATTGCTCTGATCATTGGACATGAGCGGCATCATCTGCGGATTCTTCGTGAACGTTATTTGAACTAA
- a CDS encoding LytTR family DNA-binding domain-containing protein, which produces MRVLQNDGSSRSIREEEILYFSNYKNTIFVHTKEGEFVLPTTLSDLYAAYGEMGFERLDRSNVVNIGNIDGYDPERKIVLFNQGEQFATVSESKEPRIRRFLASLKNGPQS; this is translated from the coding sequence ATGCGTGTCTTACAAAACGACGGCTCTTCCCGCAGTATCCGGGAGGAGGAGATATTGTATTTCTCTAATTACAAGAATACAATATTCGTCCATACGAAAGAAGGCGAATTTGTTCTCCCTACCACCCTTTCCGATTTGTATGCAGCTTACGGAGAAATGGGCTTTGAACGTCTTGACCGCAGCAATGTAGTCAACATTGGCAATATTGACGGTTATGATCCGGAACGGAAGATTGTTCTGTTCAATCAAGGGGAACAATTTGCAACGGTATCTGAATCCAAGGAACCACGTATCCGCAGATTTCTGGCTTCGCTTAAGAACGGACCACAGTCATAG
- a CDS encoding accessory gene regulator B family protein has product MNTLCFKLASMIKRANPQETSSIEIMQYSLSIILNSLLIIFISFFIGWSTGSIATTAIALFGFAILRFISGGKHLKSATACNIISIILCSSLPHITFLSEQHFILINMFSLIIIVIFAPNPDANVHVPLRYYPLLKVLSVLMVSSNLFIQSHVLGLAFFAQSLTIISLPKKETVK; this is encoded by the coding sequence ATGAATACACTATGTTTTAAGCTTGCCTCTATGATAAAACGAGCCAATCCGCAGGAAACCAGTTCCATTGAGATCATGCAATATTCTCTCAGTATAATACTTAACTCCCTGCTTATTATATTCATATCTTTTTTCATTGGGTGGTCAACTGGAAGTATTGCAACAACTGCCATTGCCCTATTTGGTTTCGCTATTCTTAGATTTATATCTGGTGGTAAGCATCTAAAATCTGCAACAGCTTGTAATATTATCTCCATCATTTTATGTTCTTCTTTGCCCCATATTACATTCCTATCTGAACAACACTTTATACTTATTAATATGTTCTCTTTGATTATAATTGTGATATTCGCGCCTAACCCTGATGCCAATGTGCATGTTCCTTTACGCTATTATCCATTATTAAAAGTATTATCAGTGTTAATGGTTAGTTCTAATCTTTTTATTCAATCCCATGTTCTAGGACTCGCTTTCTTCGCTCAGTCCTTAACAATAATTTCATTGCCCAAAAAGGAGACAGTCAAGTGA